Proteins encoded together in one Prunus dulcis chromosome 3, ALMONDv2, whole genome shotgun sequence window:
- the LOC117621626 gene encoding uncharacterized protein LOC117621626, with product MSLEHTCGRVDKLKYASSKWLCNRYSKKLKRDTDLDVKSLQEDVLDDYCMNVTRHQIYRAKKRAKLIIEGSYKEQYARLRDYAEELKKANKGNGCRPVIGLDGCHVKGPYPGQILTAVRVDGNNGSFPIAYAVVEIESKQSWIWFLRLLIEDLKITNVVEIESKQSWIWFLRLLIEDLKITNGLSYVFISDKQKGLIPAIETLLPTVEHRMCVRHLYNNFRSSHSGVALKHILWAAARATTMPWWEAEMENMKQEDEEAWEWLSKRPAKNWSRSHFDTRFKCDMLLNNLCESFNSAIVDARDQSILTCLERIRVLVMLRMANRRAACPKWKHPVGPRIFKIIEKNKLDASTCIPRLAGLQTYQVTHMYGGEFVVDLRARTCSCRRWDLCGIPCGHAISAIFQRDESPIDYVDECYKPATYMKSYGPMIYPIPSMDQWAKSGHPPIHPPTVRVQPGRPKKTRSKEPAEIVVPPPPPPHPMPPNYVQPRDKLRRLFIKITCRRCGQSGHNRATCDRHSSEKQQANASFAQKEVHTEGGAVRVRGRGRGRGIANKAPAVAKEVATSSQSGKRYKRLAKKYAKRYGKKFRTYIGPLSLVGKRCGKRFAKNYGQRFGKRFGKRRNIQKGCY from the exons ATGAGCCTAGAACACACTTGTGGGAGGGTCGACAAGTTGAAGTATGCCTCATCCAAGTGGCTTTGCAATAGGTATTCTAAGAAACTGAAGAGAGACACAGACTTGGATGTGAAATCATTGCAAGAGGATGTTTTGGATGATTATTGTATGAATGTCACAAGACATCAAATATATAGGGCCAAAAAGAGGGCCAAACTAATTATTGAAGGGAGTTACAAAGAACAATATGCTAGGTTAAGGGATTATGCAGAGGAATTGAAGAAGGCAAACAAAGGAA ATGGATGCAGACCAGTTATTGGTCTTGATGGGTGCCATGTAAAAGGTCCTTATCCTGGCCAGATTTTGACAGCAGTTAGGGTGGATGGCAACAATGGCAGTTTCCCAATTGCTTATGCAGTTGTTGAGATCGAAAGCAAACAATCGTGGATCTGGTTTCTTAGGCTGTTGATTGAAGATCTAAAGATTACAAATG TTGTTGAGATTGAAAGCAAACAATCGTGGATCTGGTTTCTTAGGCTGCTGATTGAAGATCTAAAGATTACAAATGGTTTGTCATATGTCTTCATTAGCGACAAGCAAAAGGGACTCATACCTGCAATTGAGACTCTACTTCCAACTGTAGAGCACAGGATGTGTGTTAGACACTTATATAATAACTTTAGATCATCACACTCTGGTGTTGCTCTAAAACACATATTGTGGGCTGCAGCAAGAGCCACAACTATGCCTTGGTGGGAAGCAGAAATGGAAAATATGAAACAAGAGGATGAGGAAGCGTGGGAATGGCTCAGTAAGAGACCTGCAAAGAATTGGAGTAGATCTCACTTTGATACACGGTTTAAGtgtgatatgttgttgaaCAATCTTTGTGAAAGTTTCAATTCAGCAATAGTAGATGCAAGAGATCAGTCCATTTTGACTTGCTTGGAGAGGATAAGAGTTCTTGTGATGCTTAGGATGGCAAATAGAAGGGCTGCATGTCCGAAATGGAAACATCCAGTTGGGCCAAGAATCTTCAAGATAATTGAGAAAAACAAGTTAGATGCCTCCACATGCATTCCTCGACTGGCAGGCTTGCAAACATATCAAGTGACCCACATgtatggtggagaatttgttgtGGATCTTAGGGCAAGGACATGTTCTTGTCGGAGGTGGGATTTATGTGGGATACCATGTGGCCATGCAATTTCTGCAATTTTTCAAAGGGATGAAAGCCCCATTGATTATGTGGATGAATGTTACAAGCCTGCAACTTATATGAAGTCATATGGACCAATGATTTATCCCATCCCTTCAATGGATCAATGGGCTAAATCTGGGCATCCTCCAATACATCCCCCAACTGTTAGGGTACAGCCAGGAAGGCCCAAAAAAACTAGGTCCAAAGAACCTGCTGAAATTGTGGTACCACCACCCCCCCCACCACATCCAATGCCTCCAAATTATGTTCAACCAAGAGACAAGCTTAGAAGACTTTTTATTAAGATCACATGTAGGAGATGTGGTCAAAGTGGCCATAATAGGGCAACTTGTGACAGACATAGCTCAGAAAAGCAACag GCAAATGCATCTTTTGCCCAAAAAGAGGTCCACACTGAGGGAGGGGCAGTTAGAGTGAGGGGCAGAGGCCGAGGAAGAGGAATAGCCAATAAGGCTCCAGCTGTTGCAAAAGAAGTTGCTACTTCTTCACAAA GTGGCAAGAGGTATAAGAGGTTGGCCAAGAAGTATGCTAAGAGATATGGGAAAAAG TTCAGAACTTATATTGGTCCTCTTTCTTTAGTTGGCAAGAGGTGTGGGAAGAGGTTTGCCAAGAACTATGGTCAGAGGTTTGGCAAGAGGTTTGGCAAGAGGAGGAACATTCAAAAGGGCTGCTATTAG
- the LOC117622682 gene encoding protein TOO MANY MOUTHS gives MALIFSPLLLFLSFMCFRLLGVMPFTVIMSDSGAPSALVDGPQTGFSMNKDGARTDTREQEAVYDIMRATGNDWATDIPDVCRGRWHGIECMPDNDDVYHVVSLSFGALSDDTAFPTCDPTRSHISPSITKLPYLRTLFFYRCFSYNPQPIPSLLGQLGATLQTLVLRENGHVGPIPIELGNLTRLKVLDLHKNNLNGSIPVCLGRMTGLRSLDLSGNKLTSIPNFSFPILSVFDLSQNLLMGSIPSSLGACPGLIKMDLGQNQLTGPLPYSIGTLKNLMLMDLSYNRLKGPLPMWIRSLISLQTLILKGNPMGPTPIPSDGFDGMKGLMTLILSNMNLHGPIPSSLGKLPGLRVLHLDGNNFNGSIPTSFRELESVSELRLNDNWLRGPIPFGREMVWRMRRKLRVHNNSGLCYNANSGLEDSGIGPCDTPRP, from the coding sequence ATGGCACTCATTTTCTCACCACTACTCTTGTTTCTATCTTTCATGTGTTTTAGGCTACTAGGGGTCATGCCTTTCACGGTCATCATGTCGGATTCCGGCGCGCCATCCGCTCTCGTGGACGGGCCACAAACCGGGTTCTCCATGAACAAAGACGGGGCCCGAACTGACACTCGTGAGCAAGAAGCGGTCTATGACATCATGCGGGCTACTGGTAATGATTGGGCCACTGACATTCCCGATGTGTGTCGTGGTCGGTGGCATGGAATTGAGTGCATGCCGGACAATGATGATGTCTACCACGTCGTTTCACTCTCCTTTGGGGCGCTATCCGATGACACTGCATTCCCGACTTGTGACCCGACTCGTTCCCATATTTCACCATCCATCACTAAACTTCCCTACCTCCGGACCTTATTTTTCTACCGTTGTTTTAGTTACAATCCTCAGCCAATCCCGTCACTTTTGGGGCAATTGGGAGCAACACTACAAACTTTAGTGCTTAGGGAAAATGGGCATGTGGGTCCTATTCCTATTGAGCTGGGCAATCTCACCCGTTTAAAAGTTCTTGACCTCCACAAAAACAATCTCAACGGCTCAATTCCGGTGTGCCTGGGCCGGATGACCGGTCTAAGGTCGTTGGACCTGAGTGGGAACAAACTAACTTCAATACCCAATTTCAGCTTCCCAATTTTGAGCGTTTTTGACCTGAGCCAAAACCTTCTAATGGGCTCAATTCCATCCAGCCTTGGAGCCTGCCCTGGTCTTATCAAAATGGATTTGGGACAAAACCAACTCACCGGCCCATTACCCTACTCCATTGGTACTCTAAAAAACCTAATGCTCATGGATCTAAGCTACAATCGCCTCAAGGGTCCACTTCCAATGTGGATTAGGAGCTTAATCTCACTTCAAACTTTGATCCTCAAAGGGAATCCAATGGGGCCCACACCAATTCCAAGTGATGGTTTTGATGGCATGAAGGGGTTGATGACCCTAATTTTATCTAACATGAATTTGCATGGTCCTATACCTTCATCACTAGGCAAATTGCCAGGCCTTCGCGTGCTTCATCTTGATGGGAACAATTTCAATGGCTCAATCCCAACAAGCTTTAGAGAGCTCGAAAGTGTGAGTGAATTGAGATTGAATGATAATTGGCTCAGGGGCCCAATCCCATTTGGGAGAGAAATGGTTTGGAGGATGAGAAGGAAGCTTAGGGTTCATAACAATTCTGGGCTATGTTACAATGCCAATAGTGGGTTGGAAGATTCTGGCATTGGCCCCTGTGACACACCAAGGCCATGA